A genome region from Geminicoccus roseus DSM 18922 includes the following:
- the ispD gene encoding 2-C-methyl-D-erythritol 4-phosphate cytidylyltransferase, whose amino-acid sequence MPQPTCIVLVVAAGRGERFGSDLPKQYLDLLGSSVLRRAIHPFLDHPRITGVRAVIAPGHENYYQAAMAGLDLLPPVIGGATRQDSVLAGLEALAGDPPDLVLVHDAARPLVTRGLIDRVLLALDQADAALPGLPVVDSLRRVEAGRVCGEISRDGLVRAQTPQGFRFQTVLDAHRRHAGDTSVTDDVELVRRDGGQVAWVDGEEDNLKVTRSDDLAIAARTLGARPRRFASGLGFDIHATAPDRPLFLGGVEIPAPFGLAGHSDADVLLHALTDALLGTIGAGDIGVHFPPSDEQWRGAESGQFVRHALKLLAQREGRLEHADLSIMAERPKIGPHRGAIVARLQELLGLPPERIGLKAGTMEGLGAIGRQEGIAAQALVTVSFPA is encoded by the coding sequence ATGCCTCAGCCTACCTGCATCGTCCTCGTCGTGGCCGCCGGACGCGGTGAACGCTTCGGCAGCGATCTGCCCAAGCAATATCTGGACCTGCTCGGCTCTAGCGTCCTCAGGCGAGCGATCCATCCTTTCCTGGATCATCCCCGCATCACCGGCGTGCGGGCGGTGATCGCCCCGGGGCATGAAAACTATTACCAGGCCGCCATGGCCGGGCTGGATCTGCTGCCGCCGGTGATTGGAGGTGCCACGCGGCAGGACTCGGTGCTGGCCGGCCTGGAAGCTTTGGCCGGTGATCCGCCGGACCTGGTGCTGGTGCACGATGCGGCACGGCCCCTGGTGACCAGGGGCCTGATCGACCGGGTGCTGCTGGCGCTGGACCAAGCCGACGCGGCGCTGCCTGGGCTGCCGGTCGTCGATTCCCTCAGGCGCGTGGAAGCCGGGCGGGTGTGCGGCGAGATCTCCCGGGACGGGCTGGTGCGGGCGCAGACGCCCCAGGGCTTCCGGTTCCAGACGGTCTTGGACGCGCATCGGCGTCACGCCGGCGATACCAGCGTCACCGACGATGTCGAGTTGGTCCGCCGGGATGGCGGCCAGGTGGCCTGGGTGGATGGAGAAGAGGACAATCTGAAGGTGACGCGCTCCGACGACCTGGCGATCGCCGCCCGCACCCTCGGCGCCAGGCCGCGCCGCTTTGCCAGCGGCCTGGGCTTTGACATTCATGCCACCGCGCCGGACCGTCCCTTGTTCCTGGGAGGCGTGGAGATCCCGGCGCCGTTCGGGCTGGCCGGCCATTCCGACGCCGACGTGCTGCTCCACGCCCTTACCGACGCCCTGCTGGGCACGATCGGCGCAGGCGACATCGGCGTGCACTTCCCCCCATCGGACGAGCAGTGGCGCGGCGCAGAATCCGGACAGTTCGTCCGCCACGCGCTCAAGCTCCTGGCGCAGCGGGAGGGTCGGCTCGAGCATGCCGATCTCTCGATCATGGCCGAGCGGCCGAAGATCGGTCCCCACCGCGGTGCGATCGTCGCGCGGCTGCAGGAACTCCTGGGATTGCCTCCGGAACGGATCGGGCTGAAGGCCGGCACCATGGAGGGCCTGGGCGCGATCGGCCGCCAGGAGGGGATCGCCGCGCAGGCGCTCGTGACCGTCAGTTTTCCGGCGTGA
- a CDS encoding two-component system sensor histidine kinase NtrB codes for MLANLPSPLFVVDEHIRLRTVNPAAEQLFGASLNMLLDRPLSDFLPAHATILDLIRHVAAGGASVSEYGVELALSKGETIAVDSHMTPILETPGHVLVVLHPCSVARRLDQHRVQRGSARSVATLAATLAHEVKNPLSGIRGAAQLLEPSIGEEDQPLVQLICDETDRICALVDRMEEFSAGRPIDRQPVNIHQILEHVRRIAESGFARRHRIVEHYDPSLPDVEGDRDKLIQVFLNLIKNASEAAQPDGGTITLSTTYQHGWRMALGTSRERLHLPITVEIKDDGPGVPPDVAEHLFEPFVTSKPRGTGLGLALVAKIVHDHGGVVSYHAGEPGAVFRVSLPANRPNGRGGREQEEAAQR; via the coding sequence TTGCTGGCCAACCTGCCCAGTCCGCTGTTCGTGGTCGACGAGCATATCAGGCTGCGGACCGTCAATCCTGCGGCCGAGCAGTTGTTCGGCGCTTCCCTGAACATGCTGCTCGACCGGCCCCTGTCCGACTTCCTGCCGGCGCACGCGACGATCCTGGACCTGATCCGCCACGTCGCCGCCGGAGGCGCCTCGGTCTCGGAGTATGGCGTCGAGCTGGCCCTCTCCAAGGGCGAGACGATTGCCGTCGACAGCCACATGACCCCGATCCTGGAGACGCCGGGCCATGTGCTGGTGGTCCTGCATCCCTGCTCCGTGGCGCGGCGGCTCGACCAGCACCGGGTCCAGCGCGGCTCCGCCCGGTCGGTCGCGACCCTGGCCGCGACCCTGGCGCACGAGGTCAAGAATCCGCTTTCGGGCATCCGCGGCGCTGCCCAGCTGCTGGAGCCGTCGATCGGCGAGGAGGACCAGCCGCTGGTCCAGCTGATCTGCGACGAGACTGACCGGATCTGCGCGCTGGTCGACCGGATGGAGGAATTCAGCGCCGGCCGCCCCATCGACCGGCAGCCGGTCAATATCCACCAGATCCTGGAGCATGTCCGGCGCATCGCCGAGAGCGGCTTTGCCCGGCGGCACCGGATCGTCGAGCACTACGACCCGTCCCTGCCGGACGTCGAGGGCGACCGGGACAAGCTGATCCAGGTGTTCCTGAACCTGATCAAGAACGCTTCGGAAGCGGCCCAGCCCGATGGCGGCACCATCACCCTGTCGACCACCTACCAGCATGGCTGGCGGATGGCGCTCGGCACCTCGCGCGAGCGGCTGCACCTGCCGATCACGGTGGAGATCAAGGATGACGGTCCGGGCGTGCCACCGGATGTCGCCGAGCACCTGTTCGAGCCCTTCGTGACCAGTAAGCCGCGCGGCACCGGGCTGGGCCTGGCCCTGGTGGCCAAGATCGTGCACGACCATGGCGGGGTCGTCTCCTACCATGCCGGAGAGCCGGGCGCGGTGTTCCGCGTCAGCCTGCCGGCCAATCGCCCCAACGGCCGGGGCGGACGTGAGCAAGAAGAGGCCGCCCAGCGATGA